A region from the Vibrio sp. SS-MA-C1-2 genome encodes:
- the cytR gene encoding DNA-binding transcriptional regulator CytR, translated as MATMKDVAQVAGVSTATVSRALMDPDKVSTSTRHKVEQAVINTGYSPSSLARNLRRNESKTILALIPDICDPYFSEIIRGIEDAAMDHGYLVLLGDSSQHTTKDNAFANLFYTKQADGMLLLGSDLPFDISKPEQKNYPPLVMACEYNPELEIPTVHIDNLTAAFEAVNYLTQKGHTRIATIMGASSASLSHFRHQGYEQALHRYGITPNPEYIFEGDFSFASGAHAASTLLTLPEPPTALFCHNDMMAIGAMQQAKRLGIKIPEELSIIGFDDITFAEYCEPALTTVSQPRYDIGRETMLMLLDILQGKEVSKGSRLLDAQLVIRESVSTPIS; from the coding sequence TTTCAACATCAACCCGACATAAAGTAGAGCAAGCGGTAATTAATACGGGTTATTCTCCTAGCTCATTAGCCCGTAACCTACGCCGTAATGAATCAAAAACTATTCTTGCACTTATCCCTGACATCTGTGATCCCTACTTTAGTGAGATTATTCGTGGTATTGAAGATGCAGCGATGGATCATGGTTATTTAGTCTTATTAGGTGACAGTAGCCAACACACCACCAAAGATAACGCCTTTGCAAATCTCTTTTATACGAAACAAGCTGATGGGATGTTACTTCTTGGTTCAGATCTTCCTTTTGACATTAGCAAGCCTGAGCAAAAAAACTATCCACCACTGGTGATGGCTTGTGAATATAATCCAGAGTTGGAGATCCCAACCGTTCATATCGATAATTTAACCGCAGCATTTGAAGCTGTTAATTATCTCACTCAAAAAGGTCACACACGTATTGCGACGATTATGGGGGCATCTTCTGCCTCTCTTTCCCATTTCCGTCATCAAGGGTATGAGCAAGCACTTCATCGTTACGGTATTACACCAAACCCAGAGTATATTTTTGAAGGTGATTTCAGTTTTGCTTCAGGTGCTCACGCTGCATCAACATTATTGACACTTCCCGAGCCACCAACCGCTCTATTTTGTCACAATGATATGATGGCCATTGGTGCAATGCAGCAAGCAAAAAGACTTGGTATTAAAATTCCTGAAGAGCTTTCCATTATCGGCTTCGATGACATTACTTTTGCTGAGTATTGCGAGCCAGCATTAACAACAGTATCACAACCTCGATACGATATCGGTAGAGAAACCATGTTAATGTTACTGGATATCCTACAAGGAAAAGAGGTGAGTAAAGGATCTCGTTTATTAGATGCTCAATTAGTGATTCGAGAAAGTGTATCAACTCCGATAAGCTAA
- a CDS encoding SPOR domain-containing protein: MTQSPAPQIEDTPVPVKEVSKPKPSRQESDNLPPKPTEKWSYIEELENKEVTVEAVDKTGSTHRYLMQCGAYKSKDQAEQRKAMIAFQGLNSQVKASTGTKGTWYRIILGPYPQKRKAEQDRHTLQRAKITPCAIWYWEWD; encoded by the coding sequence TTGACTCAATCACCAGCACCACAGATTGAGGATACCCCTGTTCCTGTCAAAGAGGTATCTAAACCCAAACCAAGCCGACAAGAGAGTGACAATTTACCACCCAAGCCGACTGAAAAGTGGAGCTACATTGAAGAATTAGAAAACAAAGAAGTGACAGTAGAAGCGGTCGATAAGACAGGCTCCACCCATCGTTATTTGATGCAATGCGGCGCTTATAAATCCAAAGATCAAGCCGAACAACGTAAAGCAATGATCGCCTTCCAAGGATTAAACAGTCAAGTTAAAGCCAGCACTGGCACAAAGGGAACGTGGTATCGTATTATTTTAGGGCCATACCCACAAAAGCGTAAGGCTGAGCAGGATCGCCACACACTGCAACGAGCAAAAATCACCCCCTGCGCTATTTGGTATTGGGAATGGGATTAA
- the hslV gene encoding ATP-dependent protease subunit HslV → MTTIVSVRRNDKVVIAGDGQVSLGNTVMKGNARKVRRLYNNKVLAGFAGGTADAFTLFELFERKLEMHQGHLTKAAVELAKEWRTDRMLRKLEAMLVVADHTASLIITGNGDVVQPEHDLIAIGSGGNYAQAAAMALLENTELDARVIAEKALKIAGDICVFTNHTQTIEELDSNQK, encoded by the coding sequence GTGACTACTATTGTATCTGTACGTCGCAATGACAAAGTGGTCATTGCAGGTGATGGGCAAGTTTCCCTTGGCAACACGGTAATGAAAGGCAATGCGCGTAAAGTTCGTCGTCTCTACAACAACAAAGTATTAGCTGGATTCGCTGGCGGAACAGCGGATGCATTTACCTTATTCGAACTATTTGAACGCAAGTTAGAGATGCATCAAGGTCATCTAACTAAAGCGGCGGTTGAGCTCGCCAAAGAATGGCGAACCGACCGCATGCTTCGTAAACTAGAGGCGATGTTAGTGGTTGCCGATCATACGGCCTCTCTCATCATTACAGGTAACGGCGATGTTGTTCAGCCAGAGCACGATCTTATTGCGATTGGCTCAGGTGGTAATTACGCCCAAGCAGCGGCAATGGCATTATTAGAAAACACCGAATTAGATGCGCGAGTTATCGCAGAAAAAGCATTAAAAATTGCCGGTGATATCTGTGTATTCACTAACCATACTCAAACTATCGAAGAACTCGATAGCAACCAAAAATAG
- the hslU gene encoding HslU--HslV peptidase ATPase subunit, producing MSTMTPREIVHELDRHIIGQANAKRSVAIALRNRWRRMQLPVELRAEVTPKNILMIGPTGVGKTEIARRLAKLANAPFIKVEATKFTEVGYVGKEVEMIIRDLTDSAIKLIRQQEMDKMSFRAEENAEERILDALLPPARDAWGKNEKSDTNSATRQAFRKKLREHQLDDKEIEMDIAAPQVGVEIMAPPGMEEMTNQLQGMFQNLSGDTTKKRKLKVKEALKLATEEEAAKLVNPEELKEKAIDAVENSGIVFLDEVDKICKGSNNSGDVSREGVQRDLLPLVEGCTVSTKHGMVKTDHILFIASGAFQVAKPSDLIPELQGRLPIRVELEALTSNDFKRILTEPNASLTEQYQALMQTENVDIEFTQDGIERLANAAWQVNEKTENIGARRLHTVMERLMEEISFDATEQSGSTITIDTAYVQKQLGELVEDEDLSRFIL from the coding sequence ATGTCTACAATGACTCCGAGAGAAATCGTCCACGAACTTGATCGTCATATTATTGGTCAAGCAAACGCTAAACGTTCCGTTGCTATCGCGCTGCGTAACCGTTGGCGTCGTATGCAATTACCCGTTGAACTTCGTGCAGAAGTCACCCCTAAAAACATCTTAATGATCGGTCCAACCGGTGTGGGTAAAACTGAAATAGCTCGCCGTTTAGCCAAATTAGCAAATGCACCATTTATAAAAGTAGAAGCGACAAAATTTACCGAAGTCGGTTATGTCGGCAAAGAAGTTGAGATGATTATTCGTGATCTGACCGACTCAGCGATTAAACTAATCCGTCAACAAGAGATGGATAAAATGAGCTTCCGCGCAGAAGAGAATGCCGAAGAGCGTATTCTTGATGCGCTTCTTCCACCAGCACGTGATGCATGGGGAAAGAATGAGAAAAGCGATACTAACTCTGCCACTCGTCAAGCATTCCGTAAAAAGCTACGTGAGCACCAACTAGACGATAAAGAGATCGAAATGGACATCGCAGCACCACAAGTCGGTGTTGAGATTATGGCGCCTCCTGGTATGGAAGAGATGACCAACCAACTTCAAGGGATGTTCCAAAACCTATCTGGCGATACCACTAAAAAACGTAAGCTAAAAGTAAAAGAGGCGTTGAAACTGGCAACAGAAGAAGAGGCTGCGAAATTAGTCAACCCAGAAGAGCTAAAAGAAAAAGCGATCGATGCAGTAGAAAATAGCGGTATCGTCTTTTTGGATGAAGTTGATAAGATCTGTAAAGGATCGAACAATAGCGGTGATGTTTCTCGTGAAGGTGTGCAGCGCGACTTATTGCCACTTGTTGAGGGTTGTACCGTTTCGACAAAACATGGCATGGTGAAAACAGACCATATCTTGTTTATCGCCTCAGGCGCTTTCCAAGTTGCCAAGCCATCAGATTTAATTCCTGAATTACAAGGTCGTTTACCGATTCGTGTTGAGTTAGAAGCACTAACCAGCAACGACTTTAAACGTATCTTAACTGAACCAAATGCTTCACTAACGGAGCAGTACCAAGCCCTAATGCAGACTGAAAATGTTGATATTGAATTTACTCAAGACGGCATTGAACGTTTAGCCAATGCCGCTTGGCAAGTAAATGAGAAAACAGAGAATATCGGTGCTCGTCGTTTACATACTGTGATGGAACGTCTAATGGAAGAGATCTCTTTCGATGCAACAGAGCAAAGTGGCTCAACGATCACTATCGATACCGCTTATGTTCAGAAGCAACTTGGCGAATTAGTTGAAGATGAGGATCTCAGTCGCTTTATTCTTTAA